A window of Nicotiana sylvestris chromosome 8, ASM39365v2, whole genome shotgun sequence genomic DNA:
TATGCTCAAATCCATTCTTGATGTTGACTAGATTAACACACTAATAACTTTTCTATCAAAATCTTATAACCATTTTCACAaggttttatttttattcaaaaaGGTTTGCCATAAAAGAGTAAATACCCTCACGTTTGCATATAAGGATATCAAAAGTTTCCACATTTTACGAGGATGATAGAAATTAGGGCTCTTCTAAAAAATAAAGACAATAATTATTCCTTAACCTTGAAAATAACTTTAAGTTTACAAAACATGATGAAATGAACTGTCTGAATTGAAATAAAATTAAAGGGTTTTAGTAATGACTAGAATTAGTTGATGTGCTTAATGGACCTTCTAAAAAGTTTAGGGGTTCCAACTATCTTTTGCCtcaaaaagaagagaaaacacACAGAGTTTAAATAAGTCAAAAGGCAAAATAAATTTCCATAGTAATTGCAGGATTCCCAAAGAATGTTAAAAATTAAAGGAAtataaatgaaaaaagaagaattaACATAGTAGCATGCACACATATAGTTTTTTTTGGTCCTATTAAAGTAAATTCCAGTAAATAAGTTAAAAGGGTAAAATAAAATTCTTGTAGTTAAAACTTTTCACTAAAGAACGAATATCTTCTGGTAAAAGACCAATAGATTGCTTAACCTCAGTGTATATAGGGGTGTgtccttttcttttcctcttcgtTTGGGTAGGTCGCAAAATTGCATCATAATGAAGTAACTTGGTAATATTAAGTATTAAAATTATTTGGCAACTCGGATTAAATAGTTTATCGATCAAGTAAGGAACTCAACCAGTGCACATGCCAATTCCAGTTTGAGGAAAAAGATCAAacatgaagaagatgatgataaTAATTCACATAAAATTAGTCAAACAAGATGGGAGAAATACACTTTGTAGCTTTTATGTATCTTCACATGTATATAAGCCTAATCATAAAATTACAGGCCCTCACGCAATCAACAGTTAAAGGACTTATCGATAAAATATGTGAACATATGTTAAGGTCATACCAGCAGATATGATGAGTGCTTGAGCAGTATAATTGAGATTTGCCTTTGCCCAAGGAATTGTCCGCACAGCAACCAACTGAATATCAGAGAGCCAACATTTATAAGCTACAGAAAATTGATAGAAGAAAAATAGCCTTTTCCCTGTCCATGAATATATTCTCCATCACAGCAATGGTGTCACAGCTGATAGCACCAAAGTGTTAGAAAGAGAAGAATAGATATTAATAAAAGAAGGGTCGGTTCCATGAAGGTAAGATGTCATCACCGGTCATTACTTATCTAGAGCAAGATCATTCGTTATTATCTAGTTTGACCATCAATAGCTATCAGAACCAGAGGACTGCAGATAAAAATGGAACTCTTGACAAACTAAAAATCCAAAATGAAGTTCAAAGACAATGTTGTACCTCTATAATAGCAAGAGTATAGTCTAAATCTAAAAATGCTTGGGATATAATCAGATCACTAGAAGAACATCAGTTCACGAACCGTAGGAATTGCACTAGCAACACATGCAATTGCAGCTGCTTTACTTCCCGCACGGACACCCTCTGCAAATTCAGCAAAATGAAAATGCACAAACAATTAGGTATTAGATATATCTTTTCCACTAAATGGAAATAACCAAACTTTATAAAGAGGCAAACTTCACATATAACATGTACATTAATTAGCATAGCAAAAGAAGAACGAGAGAACTTTCTTTTTACATTGTCAACATAGCAGTTGAACTAATATTCATACCACAACTAAGTAAAAAACAGAGCATTCAAAATTTTGAATGCAATAAAATATGTATAAGAGGAATTAACCTAAAACCAAGCATTGCAAATTTGCAATCAATAACATAATAGAAATCGAGTCAACTTTCTAACAGCCGCTGTTTTCTTTTTTATAAGTCTTCATCACAACCTACAGACATGAGAAGTGAAACAATATAAACTAACAGAACTTGAAATTAGGAAAGAATCATCCACCACaaagtttcttttccttcatgATCATGACGAGATTTATCTACAGCAAACCAATTTCAAAGGCAGAAGAAAATCTAATGTCAGAAACCTGATCACTGTAAGTCTGTCACCAACCAGAAAGCAGAagcaacatttttttttttttgataaggtaggTAACAAGCAACTTTATAGTATAAAacttttagaaaaaaaaacagaTTAAGTGGGGTATTTTGAAGTGATAAAGAATGCACGGTATATCTGTTTAATGTCAACTCCATATGAAACCCCTTTctcaaaaaaatggaaaaaagaagCATAATTTGAGAAAACATTTGTTATTAGGAAGTAGGAACTAAAATAATCAGATTGGGATGTGTGATGAAGATGATACTTCAATAGAATAATCAGATATGGGATGTATGATGGAGTTTAGTACTTCAATACTTTGTCAGATATTGATtgcttgaaaatttcatttgaatTTAAATACAAACCAAAGAAGTATGTGTTTGGCAAATACTTAAATGCCCTCTTAGGACTTAACATTGTTCAATGCATACTATCATCACCATTGGAAAGGAATTTATTTATGAAATAGTTACAAAGAGAATCAACTAACTATGTATTTCACCAGTTCATTAAGGAGAAAGCCAAAGAAGCACGAGGCAGTTAAAAAAGCCTTAATTAAAGCTATATTCCCACTGATCCCAACATATGAACATTTGTAGTTTACCACAAACTCCGTCGGACTCAGCCTTAAATTACAGAGGAACCATATCCCACAGTCTTCCTTTTCTTTCTGTTACAGCAATAACATATATTAATCTGGCCTTATGTGGATACTCCTAAGATCAGAAAGTATTCCATGTCAGGACATGCCAAGTATGCAAAGCACAAAAAGTCCCAAATAAAAGCATATCATGTTTTATGCTATTTTCTATTGTAGCAACGCTGGTTTTACCCTACTTGCCAGCTTCGTAGTTTGTTCGAGTGATCATAGTAGTTGGTTCATCCAGGCCATGAAACAAGATAAATGATGAACCAATCACAGGAGGCTTGTGAATTGAGTATTTTCAATGCTTTCTAAAATCGATCTAGAACCTAAACGACAAAACCTTCTCGCTAAATGAGGTTATAAAAGGTTCTTTCCAACATATAAAACTTGCTATACAAAGCTGTTTTCAATGGGAAGCTTGTGGCTGCAGAAGAACACCAATTACAAATACGATCaattttcatttaaaataaaaaaacaaaaattgatCAATTAATATTCCTTAACAGCCAAACTAGAGTTGACCCAGAAGAGAACCCCATATTATAAAATGGGGTCCATCTAGTTCTCCACGAAAACTAAGTTTAAGCGCTCAGCAGAATCGTGAGCTAGAGTAGGGACTAACACTTTTCTCTAAAATTAAAATTAAGTTCTTTTCTGATTAGCGCTAATCATAAAACAAAGGTAAATTTCAATGTTTATTTCACCAAATATCtagaaatgagaaaaaaaaaatggGAACCTTGAGTACATTCCCTAGACTTGCGAATTCTGTCCTCCTCAAATGCAGAAGCAATCAACAAAGATTCCCTTCGCTTTGCCCACGAGTCCCTCATCTCTGATGAAATTCCcatctttctcttttttgttgTTTGATAAATCAAGAAGATTCTGTGTCAGCAAAAACCCCAGATGGATTTTATGCAAGAAAAAACGcaactttaattttcaaatataaTTTAACAGGAACTAAGAGGAGAAGCAGAAAGATGGATCAAGAAAATGACCTGGGCTTACAGATATAAT
This region includes:
- the LOC104242741 gene encoding early nodulin-93 codes for the protein MGISSEMRDSWAKRRESLLIASAFEEDRIRKSRECTQEGVRAGSKAAAIACVASAIPTLVAVRTIPWAKANLNYTAQALIISAASIAAYFITADKTILECARRNTHYDKSA